The genomic segment TGAGTTGCGTAATGGAAGGGTATGGCCCTGCCGAAATCGAAAAGCTGCTGCCGGCTTTTAGGGCAGGCGAGGCGGGAGAGGCAAAGCCACCCACACCTGAGCAAGATTTATTGGGTGGCCCCGCAACCACACCGGAAAACTACACGCTGCAACTAAGCCAAGCACAAGCTGCCAGCCCAGTGCATCAAGACGCCACACACGCGCCACCATTTCTGATCATGCACGGCACCGGTGACACCATGGTGCCAGAAACACAGTCGGTTGCTCTGCACTCACAACTGGTGCATTTAGGGCGCCAGTCCACTCTCATCCTCATTGAGGGTTTTGGCCACGGGTTCCTCAATCCAGGAAACGTCACTGAGCTGGGGCCTGGTGTTCGGCTTGATAATGGCCGACTCGAACGTGAACCACACACCGGATTCACTGCGCAACAAAGCCCTGAAAATCCCTTTGAACTTGAGGGCCTAGCCGCTGACCACGAGATGATCAAGCAATTTTTCAACCTTCACCTTGGCTAACTACCGAAAGAAGAATCCAAGAATGACTTCCCCCCGCCTGCCCAGTGCCATCCCACCAGACTCCGAGGCGATCGTTGCAAGCCGCAATTCTCTGGTTCCCGTCCTCGACTCGCTCCCCGGCGAGTCAGTCCCTTACGCCCTCAGTGCTGGTAATGGCCAATTGCACCAACTTGGCCCCTACCACTTCACCGTGATGTCTCGCCCTCAAGATAACGGTGGCGTATTTTCCCTCGCTCGTATCAGTGCTGGAAAGACCCCTGCCACCCGATTCTTCTCAGTTGCAGGACCGACGTTTATTCACGTGATGGAGGGACGTTTAACCCTGTGGTTCGCCGATGGGCGTCAAGATATTATCGCCGGTGGCAGCGCCACGATCCCCGCTAATACTCAGTGGTCTTTCGCATGTGAAGGCCTCATTAACTCAGCTTTAGTGCACTCAGGTTCGGATGCATTCCTACGCGCTGCAGAAATCTTGGGCACGACCTCGCCGTCCCATACTTTCCGTATTAGCGGCAAATCCGCCAACCTTCCCCGCGAGGAGCTCGAGGCGTGTGGATTCACCTTCTATGAGCGGGATTATCTCGCCGAGCTCGGCCCTCGTTTTGATCGTCTCCCCGAAGAGGCCCGAGCATTTGCGCTGGAAGACGGCAGCGGAGATCGGCTGGAACAATTTGAACAGATCAACAATTTTGTCTGCCGCCCGAAGCACACTGGAAATCAATTCTTTGCAATGCAATCGAGAGGAGCCGAAGCCCCGTATATTCCTCTGCATTTCCATCGCCTACACACCGAGAATTTCTTCTGCCTCGACGGAAAAATCAAATTACACGTGAATGGTCAAGAGATCATTCTCTCTCGCGGTGATTATGTCCATGCTCCAGCTGGAACCATTCACTCCTTTGCTTTCGCCGGACACAACACACAGATGTTGGGGCTTCTAACCACTGAGGTTTTCGAACCGTTCTTTGACTACATGAACACCCCCACCGATGCTCATGTCCAGTTGGAGGACTGCGGAAAGCCGTGGTTCCCAGCAGAGGCATTTGCAAAAGTCCAAGCTGAGCTGGAT from the Corynebacterium crudilactis genome contains:
- a CDS encoding cupin domain-containing protein, which translates into the protein MTSPRLPSAIPPDSEAIVASRNSLVPVLDSLPGESVPYALSAGNGQLHQLGPYHFTVMSRPQDNGGVFSLARISAGKTPATRFFSVAGPTFIHVMEGRLTLWFADGRQDIIAGGSATIPANTQWSFACEGLINSALVHSGSDAFLRAAEILGTTSPSHTFRISGKSANLPREELEACGFTFYERDYLAELGPRFDRLPEEARAFALEDGSGDRLEQFEQINNFVCRPKHTGNQFFAMQSRGAEAPYIPLHFHRLHTENFFCLDGKIKLHVNGQEIILSRGDYVHAPAGTIHSFAFAGHNTQMLGLLTTEVFEPFFDYMNTPTDAHVQLEDCGKPWFPAEAFAKVQAELDVVVVGPPPAN
- a CDS encoding alpha/beta hydrolase, encoding MSTETFGFSPDHPELELDLEYPEATPPPEGWPVIIWLHGGGWRMQDRTARPDFSQHFAAAGFAMVSIDYSLAPSHPHPAQVQDLRQAIRFLRVHHEDLRLNSERIGLWGSSAGGHVAAMAALLGHLSELDSEHIPADFRGVSSHVSCVMEGYGPAEIEKLLPAFRAGEAGEAKPPTPEQDLLGGPATTPENYTLQLSQAQAASPVHQDATHAPPFLIMHGTGDTMVPETQSVALHSQLVHLGRQSTLILIEGFGHGFLNPGNVTELGPGVRLDNGRLEREPHTGFTAQQSPENPFELEGLAADHEMIKQFFNLHLG